In Janthinobacterium rivuli, a single genomic region encodes these proteins:
- a CDS encoding GbsR/MarR family transcriptional regulator — protein sequence MTPLILTFVSHFGEMGSRWGFNRTVGQVYALLFVAEHPLHADEIAEHLSFSRSNVSIGLKELQGWGLIRQSRIPGDRREYFSSLGDVWQIFRVVAAERRRREVAPTLTVLRESLLAPATEPVDQYAQERMREMYELVDLANTWFDDLQRLSPESMAQLMKMGAKVQKLLNAKDRLFGKSPDDGDK from the coding sequence ATGACGCCGCTGATCCTGACCTTCGTCAGCCATTTCGGCGAGATGGGCAGCCGCTGGGGCTTTAACCGCACAGTGGGGCAAGTGTACGCCTTGTTGTTTGTCGCGGAGCATCCTTTACACGCGGATGAAATCGCGGAACACCTGAGTTTTTCGCGCTCGAACGTGAGCATCGGCCTGAAGGAATTGCAGGGCTGGGGCTTGATCCGCCAGTCGCGCATCCCCGGCGACCGGCGCGAGTATTTTTCCTCGCTGGGCGATGTGTGGCAAATCTTCCGCGTGGTGGCCGCCGAACGCCGCCGCCGCGAAGTGGCGCCCACCTTGACGGTGCTGCGCGAATCGCTGCTGGCGCCGGCCACGGAACCCGTCGACCAGTATGCGCAGGAGCGCATGCGCGAAATGTATGAATTGGTCGACTTGGCCAACACCTGGTTCGACGACTTGCAGCGCCTGTCGCCCGAATCGATGGCGCAGCTGATGAAAATGGGCGCCAAGGTGCAAAAACTGCTCAACGCCAAGGATCGCCTGTTTGGCAAGAGCCCCGACGACGGCGATAAATAA
- a CDS encoding cytochrome ubiquinol oxidase subunit I produces the protein MDFDIVALSRLQFALTALYHFIFVPLTIGLSVILAIMETVYVMTNRPIWRDMTKFWGVLFGINFAMGVATGIVMEFQFGMNWSYYSHYVGDIFGAPLAIEGLMAFFLEATFVGLFFFGWDKLSKRGHLVTTWLVAIGSNFSALWILIANGWMQNPVGAAFNPQTMRMEVTDFGAVLTNPVAQAKFVHTVSAGYTAAAIFVLGISAWYLLKGRHVQLAKRSMTVAASFGLAATLSVVVLGDESGYLSSEHQKMKLAAIEAMWTTEPAPAAFTAIGFPDAKARETHYAVHIPMVMGLIGTRSLSTEIPGIEQLVDRGELLIKDGIKAYDALQTIRGVAPGAPVPQDAKDVFESKGQSMGYALLLKRYVDDPRQATPEQIRKAALDTVPPVGPLFWSFRVMVGLGMFFILLTGTFFVLSTRRTLDKHRWLLKLAVFAIPLPWVAIEAGWIVAEVGRQPWVIEGVLPTAVAVSNLGASTLLITIAGFAAIYTVLLIIEMKLMLKAIRKGPEEKAPAPAPAAAAIHTQRA, from the coding sequence ATGGACTTCGATATTGTCGCTTTATCCAGACTGCAGTTCGCGCTGACAGCTCTGTACCACTTTATATTTGTTCCGCTGACGATAGGCCTGTCAGTGATCCTCGCCATCATGGAGACGGTTTACGTGATGACGAACCGCCCCATCTGGCGTGACATGACCAAGTTCTGGGGCGTCTTGTTCGGCATCAACTTCGCCATGGGCGTGGCGACGGGCATCGTCATGGAATTTCAGTTCGGCATGAACTGGAGCTATTACAGCCATTATGTGGGCGACATTTTCGGCGCGCCGCTGGCCATCGAGGGCTTGATGGCCTTCTTCCTGGAAGCGACCTTTGTCGGCCTGTTCTTCTTCGGCTGGGACAAGCTGTCGAAGCGGGGCCACCTGGTCACGACCTGGCTGGTGGCCATCGGTTCGAACTTCTCGGCCCTGTGGATTTTGATCGCCAACGGCTGGATGCAAAATCCCGTCGGCGCGGCCTTCAATCCGCAAACCATGCGCATGGAAGTGACGGACTTCGGCGCCGTACTGACGAATCCGGTGGCGCAGGCGAAATTCGTGCACACGGTGTCGGCTGGCTATACGGCCGCGGCCATCTTCGTGCTCGGTATTTCCGCCTGGTATCTGCTGAAGGGCCGCCACGTGCAGCTGGCCAAGCGCTCGATGACGGTGGCCGCCTCGTTCGGCCTGGCCGCCACCTTGTCGGTGGTGGTGCTCGGTGATGAAAGCGGCTACCTGTCGTCCGAACATCAGAAGATGAAGCTGGCCGCCATCGAGGCCATGTGGACCACGGAGCCGGCCCCGGCCGCCTTCACGGCCATCGGCTTCCCTGACGCGAAAGCGCGCGAGACGCATTACGCCGTCCACATCCCGATGGTGATGGGCTTGATCGGCACGCGTTCACTGTCGACGGAAATCCCCGGCATCGAGCAGCTGGTCGACCGTGGTGAACTGCTGATCAAGGATGGCATCAAGGCGTATGACGCGCTGCAAACCATCCGCGGCGTGGCGCCAGGCGCCCCCGTGCCGCAGGACGCGAAGGACGTGTTCGAGTCGAAAGGCCAGTCCATGGGCTATGCCTTGCTGCTGAAACGCTATGTCGACGATCCGCGCCAGGCCACGCCCGAGCAGATACGCAAGGCCGCGCTCGATACCGTGCCGCCCGTGGGGCCCTTGTTCTGGTCCTTCCGCGTGATGGTGGGCCTGGGCATGTTCTTTATCTTGCTGACTGGCACGTTCTTCGTGCTGTCGACGCGCCGCACCCTGGACAAGCACCGCTGGCTGCTGAAGCTGGCCGTGTTCGCCATTCCGCTGCCGTGGGTGGCCATTGAGGCGGGCTGGATCGTGGCCGAAGTGGGCCGCCAGCCATGGGTCATCGAAGGCGTGCTGCCAACGGCCGTGGCCGTCTCCAACCTGGGCGCTTCGACCCTGTTGATCACGATTGCCGGCTTTGCCGCCATCTACACCGTGCTGCTGATTATCGAAATGAAGCTCATGCTCAAGGCCATCCGCAAGGGGCCGGAAGAGAAGGCGCCGGCCCCCGCGCCTGCGGCCGCAGCCATTCATAC
- a CDS encoding amino acid ABC transporter ATP-binding/permease protein yields MKNSMMLNPVLRQLLLAQPGKLIGGALLAALTAVSGMALLGLSGWFITATSIAGLHASTAILFDVFGPSAGIRLLAIGRTGSRYAERLVTHDATFAALASIRVRLFRGWSRPEAASRLLRQPAKLLFRLTADIDALESLYLRLLVPAFTALCVALLAGVALGVMQWQLGLGLAVWLLAAGGGISWMVAQRARRPAIVRTRAIEKLRSGTIDLMAGQTDLVMAGRIDAQCAALGQIDRSLAQADFALLRLETAAGAAYGVAGSATLAGVLLAVAALVQQQTMSVPLAALALLIALTAVEPFAGLRRGALEAGRMLLAIRRLAPRLEGDDVVTPPVDAAPGLRLEHVSAAHAGSHVAILHDVSLHIADGERVALIGPSGAGKSTLLALAARELAPLSGSVHAGRACLFTQKTELFQDSLRDNLRLADPCASDAQLWAALQAAGLDDEVRSFADGLDTKLGEGGLGLSGGQARRLALARLFLHESTLWLLDEATEALNAQTAIDVLQRLGARSEGRTLLIATHLRREAAQADRLVSLRDGRIVGDARRGTPAFEAAMAGLRGD; encoded by the coding sequence ATGAAAAATTCAATGATGCTCAATCCCGTGCTGCGGCAATTGCTGCTGGCCCAGCCCGGCAAGCTGATCGGCGGCGCCTTGCTGGCGGCCCTGACGGCGGTGTCCGGCATGGCCTTATTGGGCTTGTCCGGCTGGTTTATCACGGCCACCTCGATTGCCGGCCTGCACGCGTCGACGGCGATCCTGTTCGACGTCTTCGGTCCATCGGCCGGTATCCGCCTGCTGGCCATCGGCCGCACGGGTTCGCGCTATGCGGAACGGCTCGTCACGCACGACGCCACGTTCGCCGCGCTGGCCAGCATCCGCGTGCGGCTGTTCCGTGGCTGGTCGCGCCCGGAAGCGGCCAGCCGCTTGCTGCGCCAGCCCGCCAAGCTGCTGTTCCGCCTGACGGCCGATATCGACGCGCTCGAATCGCTGTATTTGCGCCTGCTGGTGCCTGCTTTCACGGCCTTGTGCGTAGCCTTGCTGGCCGGCGTGGCGCTGGGCGTGATGCAGTGGCAGCTGGGCCTGGGCCTGGCCGTGTGGCTGCTGGCCGCCGGCGGCGGCATCAGCTGGATGGTGGCGCAACGCGCCCGCCGTCCCGCCATCGTGCGTACACGCGCCATCGAAAAATTGCGCTCCGGCACCATCGACCTGATGGCGGGCCAGACGGATCTCGTGATGGCGGGCCGCATCGACGCCCAGTGCGCGGCGCTGGGGCAGATCGACCGGTCGCTGGCGCAAGCCGATTTCGCCCTGTTGCGCCTGGAAACTGCCGCCGGCGCCGCGTATGGCGTGGCGGGCAGCGCGACCCTGGCTGGCGTGTTGCTGGCCGTGGCCGCGCTGGTGCAGCAGCAAACGATGAGTGTGCCGCTGGCGGCCCTGGCCCTGTTGATCGCCCTGACGGCCGTGGAACCGTTCGCGGGACTGCGCCGCGGCGCGCTGGAAGCGGGCCGCATGCTGCTGGCCATACGCCGCCTGGCGCCGCGCCTGGAAGGAGACGACGTGGTGACGCCGCCCGTCGATGCCGCGCCGGGCTTGCGCCTGGAACACGTGAGCGCCGCGCATGCGGGCAGCCACGTTGCCATCTTGCACGACGTATCGCTGCACATCGCCGATGGCGAGCGCGTGGCCTTGATCGGCCCCAGCGGCGCGGGCAAGTCCACCTTGCTGGCCCTGGCCGCGCGCGAGCTGGCGCCGCTGTCGGGCAGTGTCCACGCGGGACGCGCCTGCCTGTTCACGCAGAAGACGGAATTGTTCCAGGACAGCTTGCGCGACAACCTGCGCCTGGCCGACCCGTGCGCCAGCGATGCGCAGCTGTGGGCGGCGCTGCAGGCAGCCGGTCTGGACGACGAGGTGCGGTCCTTCGCGGACGGCCTGGACACCAAGCTGGGCGAGGGCGGCCTGGGCTTGTCAGGCGGCCAGGCGCGGCGATTGGCGCTGGCGCGGCTGTTCCTGCACGAATCGACCTTGTGGCTGCTGGACGAAGCGACGGAAGCGCTTAATGCGCAGACGGCGATCGATGTCTTGCAGCGCTTGGGGGCGCGCAGCGAAGGACGTACTTTGCTGATCGCCACCCACTTGCGGCGCGAAGCGGCGCAGGCGGACCGGCTGGTCAGCCTGCGCGATGGCCGCATCGTGGGCGATGCGCGCCGTGGCACGCCAGCCTTTGAGGCAGCCATGGCGGGCTTGCGGGGGGACTGA
- the cydD gene encoding thiol reductant ABC exporter subunit CydD, with product MPTTPLSLPRFILPRAASLAQGGAALLWLPQAALLAWAVQAMLDGAAWRAALLPAAGVLLLGVLRAGCEAWGARRMYAAARVHLSTLRAQVAQALARRSPLDRQRAQSGQAASVIAEQAEAIVPYLVRYKPARWKVMLVPVVILAVVTPLSWIAALILLIAAPLIPVFMALVGMGAQAASRAQMVEMGSMNAFLLDRLRGLATLRALDAVDATAERLDASSQSVRRRTMVVLRIAFLSSAVLELFSALGVAMVAAFIGFSLLGSINFGTWGRELTLGQGLFILLLAPAFFEPLRELAAVWHDKAAGEAGLAGLHDLAADGVPLPGAGVEVAAVSAAAMAVAPPPAIDIHQLRFAHPGEAPVFDHFDLSVRAGEHVALLGASGAGKTTLLSLLAGLLPASGGDIRIGGVRLTDSTVNTLRQRMAWMGQRPHVFAASVSQNVTLGRTGASAAQVTQALHLADLAAVAQAQPAVMLSDGGQGLSGGEAVRLALARVALHPHADLLLVDEPTAHLDSETAARVTDALLALAQGKTMIVATHDPVLAGRLQRTVQVDARVSAQERQA from the coding sequence ATGCCGACTACGCCACTGTCCTTGCCCCGCTTTATTCTTCCCCGTGCCGCCAGCCTGGCGCAGGGCGGCGCCGCCTTGCTGTGGCTGCCCCAAGCGGCCTTGCTGGCCTGGGCCGTGCAAGCCATGCTGGACGGTGCAGCGTGGCGCGCTGCCTTGCTGCCTGCCGCTGGCGTGCTGCTGCTGGGCGTGCTGCGGGCCGGCTGCGAAGCGTGGGGCGCGCGGCGCATGTATGCGGCGGCGCGCGTGCACCTGTCCACCTTGCGCGCACAAGTGGCGCAAGCGCTGGCGCGCCGTTCGCCGCTGGACCGCCAGCGTGCGCAGTCGGGCCAGGCGGCCAGCGTCATCGCCGAACAGGCCGAAGCCATCGTGCCCTACCTGGTGCGCTACAAGCCCGCGCGCTGGAAAGTCATGCTGGTGCCGGTCGTGATCCTCGCCGTGGTGACGCCGCTGTCGTGGATCGCCGCCTTGATCCTGCTCATCGCCGCGCCGTTGATTCCCGTCTTCATGGCCCTGGTCGGCATGGGCGCGCAAGCGGCCAGCCGCGCACAAATGGTGGAAATGGGCAGCATGAACGCCTTTCTATTGGACCGCCTGCGCGGCCTGGCCACCCTGCGCGCGCTCGACGCCGTCGATGCCACGGCCGAACGGCTCGACGCCTCGTCGCAATCCGTGCGCCGGCGCACGATGGTGGTGCTGCGCATCGCCTTTTTGTCGTCGGCCGTGCTGGAACTGTTTTCCGCGCTCGGTGTCGCCATGGTGGCGGCCTTCATCGGTTTCTCCCTCTTGGGCAGCATCAATTTCGGCACCTGGGGCCGCGAGCTGACCTTGGGGCAGGGCCTGTTCATCCTGTTGCTGGCGCCCGCGTTTTTCGAACCCTTGCGCGAACTGGCCGCCGTCTGGCACGACAAGGCGGCCGGCGAAGCGGGCCTGGCCGGCCTGCACGACCTGGCGGCCGACGGCGTGCCGCTGCCTGGGGCTGGCGTGGAAGTGGCTGCCGTCTCCGCTGCCGCCATGGCCGTGGCGCCGCCGCCCGCTATCGACATCCATCAACTGCGTTTTGCCCACCCTGGCGAAGCGCCCGTATTCGACCACTTTGACTTGAGCGTGCGCGCTGGCGAGCACGTGGCCCTGCTGGGCGCCAGCGGCGCCGGCAAGACCACCTTGCTGTCGCTGCTGGCCGGCTTGCTGCCCGCCAGCGGCGGAGACATCCGCATCGGCGGCGTGCGCCTGACCGACAGTACCGTCAATACCTTGCGCCAGCGCATGGCCTGGATGGGCCAGCGCCCGCACGTGTTTGCCGCCTCCGTCAGCCAGAATGTGACCCTGGGCCGCACGGGCGCCAGCGCCGCGCAAGTGACGCAGGCGCTGCACCTGGCCGACCTGGCTGCCGTGGCGCAGGCGCAGCCGGCCGTCATGCTCAGCGATGGCGGCCAGGGCTTGTCCGGCGGCGAAGCCGTGCGTCTGGCGCTGGCCCGCGTGGCCCTGCATCCGCATGCCGACTTGCTGCTGGTCGATGAACCGACGGCGCACCTGGACAGCGAAACGGCGGCGCGCGTCACGGACGCCTTGCTGGCACTGGCGCAAGGCAAGACGATGATCGTCGCCACGCACGACCCCGTGCTGGCTGGCCGCCTGCAGCGCACGGTGCAGGTCGATGCCCGGGTATCGGCGCAGGAGCGGCAGGCATGA
- the glmM gene encoding phosphoglucosamine mutase: MTRKYFGTDGIRGLVGTAPITPDFVMRLGYAAGKVLAKSQGGKTRPTVLIGKDTRISGYMLEAALEAGLSAAGVDVMLAGPMPTPAIAYLTRALRLSAGVVISASHNPYHDNGIKFFSGQGTKLPDSVELEIEAALDEPMACVPSEKLGRAKRLDDAQGRYIEFCKGTFPNELDLRGLKIVVDCAHGAAYHIAPHVFHELGAEVIAIGNKPDGFNINAGFGATATKAMAEAVVEHGADLGIALDGDADRLIMCDATGRLYNGDELLYVMVKDRLATGPVAGAVGTLMTNMALEVLFKQQGIGFARAKVGDRYVLEVMKEKGWILGGEGSGHLLCLDKHTTGDGIVSALQVLSALKRSGQSLQQCLAELVLFPQTLINLRVAPGFDWQKNAAMVAEKELVEAELGDTGRVLIRASGTEPLIRVMVEAKDKANAESMARRIADKVAV; the protein is encoded by the coding sequence ATGACGCGTAAATATTTTGGTACCGATGGCATTCGTGGCCTGGTGGGCACGGCTCCGATTACCCCCGATTTCGTCATGCGCCTCGGCTATGCGGCCGGCAAGGTGCTGGCCAAGTCGCAAGGCGGCAAGACCCGCCCGACGGTGCTGATCGGCAAGGACACGCGCATTTCCGGCTACATGCTGGAAGCGGCGCTGGAAGCGGGCCTGTCGGCCGCTGGCGTGGACGTGATGCTGGCCGGCCCCATGCCGACGCCGGCCATCGCCTACCTGACGCGGGCGTTGCGCCTGTCGGCTGGCGTCGTCATTTCCGCCTCGCACAATCCCTACCATGACAATGGCATCAAGTTCTTTTCCGGCCAGGGCACCAAGCTGCCCGACAGCGTGGAGCTGGAAATCGAAGCGGCGCTCGACGAACCGATGGCCTGCGTGCCATCTGAAAAGCTGGGCCGCGCCAAGCGCCTGGACGATGCCCAGGGCCGCTACATCGAATTTTGCAAGGGCACCTTCCCGAACGAGCTGGATCTGCGCGGCCTGAAGATCGTCGTCGATTGCGCACACGGCGCCGCCTACCATATCGCGCCGCACGTGTTCCATGAGCTGGGCGCGGAAGTCATCGCCATCGGCAACAAGCCCGACGGTTTCAACATCAATGCGGGCTTCGGCGCCACGGCAACCAAGGCCATGGCCGAAGCCGTCGTCGAGCACGGCGCGGACCTGGGCATCGCCCTCGATGGCGACGCCGACCGCCTGATCATGTGCGACGCCACGGGCCGCCTGTATAACGGCGACGAACTGTTGTACGTCATGGTCAAGGACCGCCTGGCAACAGGCCCCGTGGCCGGTGCCGTCGGCACCTTGATGACCAACATGGCGCTGGAAGTGCTGTTCAAGCAGCAGGGCATCGGCTTTGCGCGCGCCAAGGTGGGCGACCGCTACGTGCTGGAAGTCATGAAGGAAAAGGGCTGGATACTGGGCGGCGAAGGCTCCGGCCATTTGCTGTGCCTGGACAAGCACACGACGGGTGACGGCATCGTCTCCGCGCTGCAAGTATTGTCCGCGCTCAAGCGCAGCGGACAGAGCCTGCAGCAATGCCTGGCCGAACTGGTGCTGTTCCCGCAAACCCTGATCAACCTGCGCGTGGCGCCCGGTTTCGACTGGCAGAAAAATGCCGCCATGGTGGCCGAGAAAGAACTGGTCGAGGCCGAGCTGGGTGACACGGGCCGCGTGCTGATCCGCGCTTCGGGCACGGAACCGCTGATCCGCGTGATGGTGGAAGCGAAGGATAAAGCGAACGCTGAAAGCATGGCGCGCCGCATCGCCGATAAAGTGGCTGTGTAA
- the folP gene encoding dihydropteroate synthase produces the protein MRHYLQFGRFGFNLSGTQALVMGILNITPDSFSDAGQYQHLEFAISRAEQMMVDGVDIIDIGGESSRPGAPPLPLQGELQRVMPVLYALRDCGKPLSVDTYKPEVMREAILAGADMINDINGFRAPGAIDAVRDSDCALCIMHMQNMPETMQAQPQYEDVVREVIDFLRERIDTMTAAGIARERLCIDPGFGFGKTVEQNYALLRATRQLRSELDLPVLAGLSRKSMIGAVTGRPVEQRLAGSVAGALAAVAQGAEIIRVHDVAETVDALKVWRMAH, from the coding sequence ATGCGACACTATTTGCAATTCGGCCGTTTCGGCTTCAACCTGTCCGGCACGCAGGCGCTGGTGATGGGCATCCTGAACATCACGCCTGACTCGTTTTCCGATGCGGGCCAGTATCAACACCTGGAGTTTGCCATCTCGCGCGCCGAGCAGATGATGGTTGACGGCGTCGACATCATCGACATCGGCGGCGAATCGAGCCGTCCCGGCGCGCCGCCGCTGCCGCTGCAGGGCGAGTTGCAGCGCGTCATGCCGGTGCTGTACGCCTTGCGCGATTGCGGCAAGCCGCTGTCCGTCGACACCTATAAACCCGAAGTGATGCGCGAAGCCATCCTGGCGGGTGCCGACATGATCAACGATATCAACGGTTTCCGCGCGCCAGGCGCCATCGACGCCGTGCGGGACAGCGATTGTGCGCTGTGCATCATGCACATGCAGAACATGCCAGAAACCATGCAAGCCCAGCCGCAGTACGAGGATGTGGTGCGCGAAGTCATCGACTTCTTGCGCGAACGCATCGACACGATGACGGCGGCCGGCATCGCCCGCGAACGCCTGTGCATTGACCCCGGTTTCGGTTTTGGCAAGACGGTGGAGCAGAACTATGCCTTGCTGCGCGCCACGCGCCAGCTGCGCAGCGAGCTGGACCTGCCGGTGCTGGCCGGCCTGTCGCGCAAATCGATGATCGGCGCCGTCACGGGACGTCCCGTCGAGCAGCGCCTGGCCGGCAGTGTTGCCGGTGCGCTTGCTGCGGTAGCGCAAGGTGCGGAAATTATCCGTGTGCATGATGTAGCTGAAACCGTCGATGCACTGAAGGTCTGGCGCATGGCACACTGA